The sequence TGGCTCCATCGGTCGCCGGAGTTTCTTCTTTGCCTGCCCATGTCGCCGGAACATCTTTGACTCCCTCCGCCGCTGGAGTGCCTCCACAAAACGTAAGTACTATTGACGTCACAACAAATCAACCAATTGTAATTGCTCCTTCTGTCGCCGGAGTGCCTACAAGTTCCACCGCCGCCGGAACAACTTATGCCATAGCTACCACAGTTGCCAATGTTCAACATAACCAACaaaattttgctgaaaataatTTAAGCTCTTCTGCACAGCTTAAATTGGAAGGCCTTCAAAGTCAGATCAACATTCTTCAGGCCCAGTTGTTAAATGCCCAGCGAGCGTTGTCGATTGCCACAAACGCTAATTCGACGCCGAGTTCTTCAGCCGCCATGCCACAGCCATCCAATATGGCGCCGCCAGTAACGGGTACCAGCGAAGTCAACGTTGACAATTCTGCCTCAGCCAACGTTGACTGCAATGAACGTCGTACGCCATTTTCTTCGGTAAGCtgcaatgaaaataatttttcgaatttgtgtGGAAGTCAACCGTTGCCGCCAAATTTCCGATTGTCTCAAAATGGTGGTTCGTTATTGATGCATcgaaaaatttatgatttaccGGATTTTAGTGGCTCGCCTGAAGATTGGCCCATGTTCTCAACGGCTTTTAATCAATCGACTGctgtttataattataataattttgaaaattgtttaaggcTCCAAAAAGCTTTGAAGGGTGATGCCCGTGAATGTGTGAAGTCGTTGCTGATCCATGCAGATAACGTGAGTATGGTTATGGAACAATTGTGTTTTCAATATGGTCGCCCAGAGATGCTTATTCGTTGCCAGCTACAACAAGTGAAAGAAATTTCGCCCATTAGTGAAAGTGCTGTGGATAAGCTTGTGCCCTTTGCTGTTAAAGTGCGGAATCTTGCCGCCTTTTTGGAAACTGCTAATGGACAACAGCATTTAGCTAATCCAACATTAATGGAAGAATTGGTCGGAAAGCTTCCAATGAGTAAACGAATGGAGTGGGCCCGCTGTGCCTCAACAATAAAACCATACCCAACTATTTTGGATTTTAGCAAATGGCTCAAAGATGTTGCTGATTTGGTAAGAATGGTGCAAACTACAAGTGGAAATCGTCAAAATAATGAACCAAAAAGAAAAGTTGTCCTTCATGCTGCTGATGGTCAACGTAAACAACAAGAATGCCCTATGTGCCAggcaaatcataaaatatttgattgtaGAAAATTTGGTTCATTAAGTGTGCCTAATCGTTGGAGTGAAGTAAAAAAAATGAGGTTATGTTTTTCGTGTCTCGGTAGTGGACATTCGAGTAGATTTTGCCGTTATCGAAAGACGTGTCCCGTGGATGGTTGTCTAAGAAAACATAACAAATTATTACATGATGTCAAAATTAATGATGGTGGAAATAATACGCTTTCGTCTGAGTCGCCTGCTCCAAGTGGTTCCACAAATGAAAATGAGTCTGTTCTTAGCTGTGTGTCTAAAGCTGCATATAAAGGTGTGTTGTTGTTCCGAGTGGTGCCAATTGTGCTTTATGGTCCCAGTAACAAAATTGAAACCTATGCGTTGTTGGATGAAGGTTCATCGGTTACTATGGTGGACAGCTCCTTGGTGAAGAAACTTGGTCTTCAGGGGCATCAAAGtcaattgaatttgaattggTATGCTGGTAAGGCATCACAAGAAACGGCAACAGTGGTTGATATGCACGTAAGTGGAATTGGTAAGCAGAGAAAATATGCCTTGCGAAACGTTTATGgagtttcaaatttaaaattgccggcCCAAAGCTTCAATATGGATTTAAGTCGCCATCCTGGTTTGCCCATTAAATTATATAATGATGTTGTTCCCAAAGTTCTGATTGGATTAGATCATTCTCATCTGGGACTTCCTGATGAAATTGTGTCTCTGGATGAAAATGGTCCATATGCTGCTAACACCCCATTAGGATGGGTCGTATTTGGGAAAATGATGGGTAAGCAATCTAGCGAAAATTTGTGTCTTTTGTCAGTTCAGCCAGAGCAAAGACTCTATGACTTAGtggcaaattattttgaaacggAGAATTTTGGTGTGAAGTTATTGCCGGTCATAGAATCAAAGGATGACTTACGGGCTCGGAAAATTATGAACGAAACTACAGTTAAGATTGATGGTAGATTCCAAACTCGGCTCTTGTGGCGTGAAGATGATGTTGTGTTGCCTGATAGCTACTCCATGGCTCTAAATAGACTTGTTGGTATTGAGCGAAAGATGAATAGAAGTCCTGAATTTGGTGCTGCCTACAAATCCATCATGAGGGATTATTTGTCCAAGAGGTATGTACGTAAATTGTCGCCTATTGAAGCTGCTGATTTGTGCCCCAGGACTTGGTATCTTCCGCATTTTGGAGTGATTAATCCTAATAAGCCAGGAAAAATTCGTTTAGTGTTTGATGCTGCCGCAACTGTTGAAGGTGTTTCCCTGAATTCTAAACTGCTAAAAGGCCCGCAGCAATATAAGCCTCTGCCAtccgttttatttaattttcgagTTGGTGCTGTAGCAGTGTGTGGGGACATCAAAGAAATGTTTCACCAAGTTATTGTAGCTCCTGAAGATAGATGCTCTCAAAGATTTCTTTGGCGTGAAGACACTAGAGAACCACCTGATTCTTATGAAATGCTAGTCATGACTTTTGGTGCTGCTTGCTCGCCT comes from Calliphora vicina chromosome 2, idCalVici1.1, whole genome shotgun sequence and encodes:
- the LOC135950836 gene encoding uncharacterized protein LOC135950836 gives rise to the protein MSQPSSGSSPAGTKIVSQQVAPSVAGVSSLPAHVAGTSLTPSAAGVPPQNVSTIDVTTNQPIVIAPSVAGVPTSSTAAGTTYAIATTVANVQHNQQNFAENNLSSSAQLKLEGLQSQINILQAQLLNAQRALSIATNANSTPSSSAAMPQPSNMAPPVTGTSEVNVDNSASANVDCNERRTPFSSVSCNENNFSNLCGSQPLPPNFRLSQNGGSLLMHRKIYDLPDFSGSPEDWPMFSTAFNQSTAVYNYNNFENCLRLQKALKGDARECVKSLLIHADNVSMVMEQLCFQYGRPEMLIRCQLQQVKEISPISESAVDKLVPFAVKVRNLAAFLETANGQQHLANPTLMEELVGKLPMSKRMEWARCASTIKPYPTILDFSKWLKDVADLVRMVQTTSGNRQNNEPKRKVVLHAADGQRKQQECPMCQANHKIFDCRKFGSLSVPNRWSEVKKMRLCFSCLGSGHSSRFCRYRKTCPVDGCLRKHNKLLHDVKINDGGNNTLSSESPAPSGSTNENESVLSCVSKAAYKGVLLFRVVPIVLYGPSNKIETYALLDEGSSVTMVDSSLVKKLGLQGHQSQLNLNWYAGKASQETATVVDMHVSGIGKQRKYALRNVYGVSNLKLPAQSFNMDLSRHPGLPIKLYNDVVPKVLIGLDHSHLGLPDEIVSLDENGPYAANTPLGWVVFGKMMGKQSSENLCLLSVQPEQRLYDLVANYFETENFGVKLLPVIESKDDLRARKIMNETTVKIDGRFQTRLLWREDDVVLPDSYSMALNRLVGIERKMNRSPEFGAAYKSIMRDYLSKRYVRKLSPIEAADLCPRTWYLPHFGVINPNKPGKIRLVFDAAATVEGVSLNSKLLKGPQQYKPLPSVLFNFRVGAVAVCGDIKEMFHQVIVAPEDRCSQRFLWREDTREPPDSYEMLVMTFGAACSPCVAHYVKETNALSYRDKYPRAVKSIVDHHYVDDFVDSFPTQARAIEIAKQVRDIHKSAGFELRNFSSNSSKVIVALKGTVESPVNFSSDVNQLQSEKILGMYWQPKDDTFRFNLKFHNVNADVIEGMRCPTKRELLSVVMSVFDPLGFLSYYMITAKLLMREVWRHNIRWDDALPGELNEMWNNWRQELQNVIHVKVPRFYFRNGVPSRLELHVFVDASEDAFGAVSYWRSINADNKIEVTFVAAKTRCAPLKAMSIPRLELQAAVLGTRLMGTILKEHSIKVSRIVCWSDSTTVVSWIGSESRRYKPFVAHRITEILDSTSPADWRWLPTNLNVADETTRMKSQVNFSDDCRWFTGPKFLYEYEDEWPKTQEIPTCNLDTEELRPKFALLVNTPVVFEFDRFSSYLKLKRTIAWVLRFINRCQKKIGPEEGNGLTTAELKSADICLCRQAQREKFSAEIEIIKNEGTLPKSSELYALTPYMDENSLLRVYGRVDAASWLPLDIRRPIILPSFHPVTELFVAHVHEKMKHQNFEATVCEIRRSFWIPRLRKILRKRVSNCFICRFRRTLPVPPLMGSLPKDRLTPYIRPFSYTGLDYFGPVIVTVGRRHEKRWVALFTCLTIRAIHLEVAFDLSTDACILAIRNFINRRGLPTRLRSDNGTNFVGADKVAKRFSEVFDVAQIQDELTSKGIDWQFNCPHNPAEGGIWERMVQCVKRVLQSTLKESAPREHTLQSFLIEAENIVNSRPLTHLRLSHEDEEPLTPNHFLLGCPNTTQTPAGAKEEQRSKWCQRTKPIAIGDLVIICDPAVSRRDWKRGRVEEVFIGRDGVIRRADVRTSTGILKRPVSKLAVLDLE